The Bacteroidia bacterium DNA segment GGAATTACAACAGTGGCGGCATAAGTAAGCCGGCAGATGTAGCCCTTCATTGGGATGAGGTGAGTGAGCATTACGATATGCCCATCGATGGAGATGTATGGTTGGAAGACCCGCTTCATTCATCATATCCGCCATCCATTGCTTTTAAGGCAGCTCAACTGCAAAGTGAGGGGAAAGCCATATTGTTTCTCCGCGAATTGAGAGAATTGGTTTTCTTAAAAAAGAAGAACATTGCGAAATGGGAAAACATCTCAGCCGCAGCTCAAAAAGTTGGTTTGAATGTAGTTCAATTAAAAAGCGATTTTGAGGGCAAAGCCACTGACTTATTTGAAGAAGATTTAAAGTTGGCTAGGGACATGGGCGTTAGAGGTTTTCCAACGATGTATTTTATAGATGATAGCGGAAACAAAGAGTTGGTATACGGCTTAAGACCTTATGCTTTTTATGAAATGGCGATTTTAAAATTGAATCCCGATATTCGTAAAAAGGAGTACAGCAAAAAATGGAAAGCGCTATTTGCGCAGTACAGTAGTTTGTCAGCAAAAGAGTTTTCTGAACTATCGGGCATGCCAAGAACGGAAAGTGGAACTTTTCTGAAGGAATTGAGTACGAAAGGAGAATTGGAGCAATTGAAAACAAAGAACGGCAGTATTTGGATCAACAACAAAACAGCATAATAATGATAAGAAGTCTTTTTTATAATGAAGTTTATTCTAGAAACATCAACCTGGTTTTATTATTAGTTCGCCTTACAGTGGGCGCTTTTATGCTCACCCATGGCTGGGGCAAATTTTTAAAACTAATAGGCGATGGAGCAATCACTTTTACTGATCCGCTTGGTCTGGGAGAAACAACTTCATTGGTGCTTACCGTTTTTGCCGAGGTGTTTTGTTCCATTCTTATCATTTTAGGTTTAACAACTAGGTTTGCCGCGATTCCTTCCTTAATTACTATGTTGGTGGCGGCATTTATTGTGCATGCCAATGATGGCTTTGGGAAACAAGAGTTGGCACTGCTTTACGGAACTATTTATTTGGTAATTGCCGTTTTAGGAGCAGGAAAGTACTCTGTGGATTATTTAATTTTCAAGAGAAATACTGCTTAAAAATTAAGTCTAATGAGATAATTATGAAAAGAAGGGCATTTTTAAAAACATTAGCTTTATTACCATTAACCGCAGCAGCTATGAAACTGAAAGAATTAAATAAGATATCAGAAACCTTTAGCAATACCACAAAAATGCCCGTATTGTTTTTAGGGCATGGCAGTCCAATGAATGCCATTGAAGAAAATGAATTTGTAACAGGCTTTAGAAATATTGCCAAAGAAATTCCTAAACCGAATGCCATTTTGTGTATTTCGGCACATTGGGAAACCAAAGGAACTTTTGTAACCGCAATGCAAAACCCTCCTACTATTCACGACTTTGGTGGATTTCCTAAAGAACTTTTTGCCGTGCAATATCCCGCACCGGGAAGTCCTGATTTAGCCCAACAAACAAAATCACTTATCACAAAAACCGAAGTAGGTTTAGACGATAAATGGGGACTTGACCACGGTGCGTGGAGTGTGATAAAGCATTTATATCCCAATGCTGATATTCCGGTTATTCAAATGAGCATAGATTACAGTCAAAGTCCACAATACCACTACGAATTGGCACAGCAGATAAAATCACTGCGTGAAAAAGGTGTGCTGATTATTGGCAGTGGTAACATCGTTCATAATTTAAGAATGGTGGAATGGAAAAGGTTAAATGATTCTTTCGGCTACGACTGGGCAATAGAAGCCAATGAAAAAATGAAATCGTTTATACTAAGTGGAGACCACAAGCCGCTTATCAATTTCCGCTCCCAAGGAAAATCCTGGGATTTGGCTATACCAACACCCGAACACTATTTACCATTATTGTATTCATTGGCATTACAAGACAAAAGCGAAGATGTGAAATTGTTTAACGACAAAGCCGTAGCGGGTTCGCTCACTATGACTTCAGTAAAAATCGGGTAAAAGAATTTGGACTTTAAATTCACCATACTATTAGACTTGTTAGGCACATTTGCATTTGCCATTAGCGGTATTCGCTTAGCTTCAGGCAAACAAATAGATTGGTTTGGAGCTTACATTATCGGATTGGTTACAGCCATTGGAGGAGGAACATTAAGAGACATTTTGCTTGATGTTCCGCCCTTTTGGATGCTTGATGTTAAGTATTTTTTAACCACAGGAGTGGCTCTTTTTGCTACAATATTATTTAAAGACAAACTATTCAAATGGGGCAGCACTTTGTTTTTGTTCGACACCATTGGACTGGGTTTATTTACTATTGTTGGAATAACGAAAAGCATAGATGTCGGTCTTCCTTTTTGGGTTTGCATTATAATGGGCACAATTACAGGTTCGGTGGGTGGTGTGGTTAGAGACGTTTTGCTGAATGAAGTGCCGTTGATTTTCAGAAAAGACATTTATGCTCTTGCTTGTGTTGCAGGTGGTGTTGTTTATTTCATTTGTAATTACTTGCACTTATCGACAGGTATTACAGAAATAATTGCCGCATTGACAGTAATAGTTTTCCGATTGATATCAGTAAAATATCACTTGCATTTGCCGCAGTTGTCTCCAATAGACAATAAATAGTGACTTGTCCTGAAATAGGTTGACAGAAATGTGTCTAGTCCTAAAATAGGTTTACACCAAAACGTGTAAAAATGGACAAAAAAAGTAAAGTCATTTCAGGACTAAAAACTGGAAAAAGCATCATTCAAAAGCCGAACAAGTATTTTAGTGATTCGGAGAAACATCACATTCTACGAGAATTACTTGAATCGGGTTGTACTAAACGAGAGATTTGGGAAAAATATACCGGACAGGAATAAGAACACGGTCAGCTACTTCGTTGGATGCGAGAATTAGGTTACGATAGTTCTGTTAAAACCAGAAGGCCTAATTTTACAGCCAATAATACTGATATGGTTATGGCTAAAAAAGTAAAAGTGGAAGATAAAGTAATCGAAGCCTTTGAAACGCTTCAGTTGAAAAAAAGAATAGCGGAGTTAGAAAACCGGCTCAAAGATGCTGAGATGAAAGCTATTGCATTTTCTACAATGGTTGATATTGCAGAAAAAGAATTTAATATTCCTATCCGAAAAAAGTACAATACCAAACCATTGAAGAAATGAAAAACAACTTTCAGAATATAGGATTTGCCAAGCTATGTTCTTGGTTTGGTATCACTCGACAGGCATATTATCAAAACTCGTGGAAAGCCATAGATACTACTATTGAAGAAGAATTAATACTGCAACAAGTAAGACAAATAAGGGCAAATCATCCAAGATTAGGAACGAGAAAGCTCTATGACAAACTTCAACCATTTATGCTTGAAAATGGGATTAAAATAGGTAGAGATGCCTTGTTTAATCTACTTGCAGCCAATTATTTATTGATAAGAAAACGAAAGCGTAGAATAACAACCACCAACTCCTATCACTGGCTTAGGAAATATCCTAACCTGATAAAAGGCTTTGTCCCGACAGCACCCAATCAACTTTGGGTAAGCGATATTACTTATTGGAAAATTAATCCTCAAGAACACTTGTATATCAGTTTTATTACTGATGCGTATTCTCATAAAACAGTCGGTTATCAAGTAGCTGAAACATAGAAGCCATTGAGAGTATCCAAGCCCTGCAAATGGCTCTCTCTGCCTTTAGAGGGGCAGAGAGCCATTTGCCACTCACGCATCACAGCGACAGAGGCATACAATATTGCAGCAAAGAGTATGTAAAGCTATTGCAGGATTACAACATACAAATCAGTATGACTGAAAACGGAGATCCTTTAGAATTAAGCGAAGCGAATCACGAATACCATTGAAAAAACAATAAAAACAAAATGAGTAAAATGCCATTGCAGAAAGAGTAAACGGAATCATCAAAGAAGAATATTTAGATGCTTATGAAGTCAATAATATCAAGGAAGCCAGAGAATTATTGGATAGCGTAATAAACCTTTATAATGACGACAGACCTCATATGAGCATCAGTAACCATACACCCAATCAAGTACATCATTCACAAAGCCCACTAAAAACAGAGAAATTATGGAAGAATTATTATCTGAAAAAAACTATATTCGTAAACCAATGTCAGGACTAAAAAACAACTGTAAACTAATAATAGG contains these protein-coding regions:
- a CDS encoding DoxX family protein is translated as MIRSLFYNEVYSRNINLVLLLVRLTVGAFMLTHGWGKFLKLIGDGAITFTDPLGLGETTSLVLTVFAEVFCSILIILGLTTRFAAIPSLITMLVAAFIVHANDGFGKQELALLYGTIYLVIAVLGAGKYSVDYLIFKRNTA
- a CDS encoding DsbA family protein translates to MKVNEVNPLLCDPETGMCEIPATGGENVVQYKSASKMLKLVYFTDPICSSCWGIEPQLRKLKLEYGDYLEIEYRMGGLLPDWNYNSGGISKPADVALHWDEVSEHYDMPIDGDVWLEDPLHSSYPPSIAFKAAQLQSEGKAILFLRELRELVFLKKKNIAKWENISAAAQKVGLNVVQLKSDFEGKATDLFEEDLKLARDMGVRGFPTMYFIDDSGNKELVYGLRPYAFYEMAILKLNPDIRKKEYSKKWKALFAQYSSLSAKEFSELSGMPRTESGTFLKELSTKGELEQLKTKNGSIWINNKTA
- the ygiD gene encoding 4,5-DOPA dioxygenase extradiol, which produces MKLKELNKISETFSNTTKMPVLFLGHGSPMNAIEENEFVTGFRNIAKEIPKPNAILCISAHWETKGTFVTAMQNPPTIHDFGGFPKELFAVQYPAPGSPDLAQQTKSLITKTEVGLDDKWGLDHGAWSVIKHLYPNADIPVIQMSIDYSQSPQYHYELAQQIKSLREKGVLIIGSGNIVHNLRMVEWKRLNDSFGYDWAIEANEKMKSFILSGDHKPLINFRSQGKSWDLAIPTPEHYLPLLYSLALQDKSEDVKLFNDKAVAGSLTMTSVKIG
- a CDS encoding trimeric intracellular cation channel family protein is translated as MDFKFTILLDLLGTFAFAISGIRLASGKQIDWFGAYIIGLVTAIGGGTLRDILLDVPPFWMLDVKYFLTTGVALFATILFKDKLFKWGSTLFLFDTIGLGLFTIVGITKSIDVGLPFWVCIIMGTITGSVGGVVRDVLLNEVPLIFRKDIYALACVAGGVVYFICNYLHLSTGITEIIAALTVIVFRLISVKYHLHLPQLSPIDNK
- a CDS encoding DDE-type integrase/transposase/recombinase, coding for MALSAFRGAESHLPLTHHSDRGIQYCSKEYVKLLQDYNIQISMTENGDPLELSEANHEYH